In one Sesamum indicum cultivar Zhongzhi No. 13 linkage group LG12, S_indicum_v1.0, whole genome shotgun sequence genomic region, the following are encoded:
- the LOC105175059 gene encoding uncharacterized protein LOC105175059, producing the protein MASACVNNIGVSSESFLDCPPAKFPSYGWLSPRISFSREIPDEEESKVSAAKPSPNSQGHAVPDSAAAEKPEESDPEMSKDFVDFEFRLEDLVTMLPADELFSDGKLVPLQLSSIRHSLTSAPASCDVRSPDTPKSSRRNEISSTDPYLFSPKAPRCSSRWKELLGLKKLYQNNSARQEDQKTTSSLSSQHHSKNAARSLKHFLHRGSKSSLNASVDASLSLPLLRDSDNESMSIPCRLSLSSSSSGHDHDDLPRLSLDSDKPSSITRNAHHTTSNLSRVRVVKRRAPVSSGNPTAPSRVGRSPMRRAPESTVPVRSVSVDSPRMNSSGKIVFYGLERSSSSPSTFNGGPRYRYRGMERSYSANVRVTPVLNVPVCSLRGSSKSGSFGFPFFSSQQKKEIGGSSSGNKSNHSRNRTNRT; encoded by the coding sequence ATGGCGTCGGCATGCGTGAACAATATCGGAGTCTCGTCGGAGAGTTTTCTGGACTGTCCTCCTGCAAAGTTCCCGTCATACGGATGGCTAAGCCCGAGAATCTCATTCAGCCGCGAGATTCCTGACGAGGAGGAGTCCAAAGTCTCCGCAGCTAAGCCTTCTCCGAACAGTCAAGGTCACGCTGTGCCGGATAGTGCGGCTGCAGAGAAGCCGGAAGAATCAGATCCAGAAATGTCCAAAGATTTCGTGGATTTTGAGTTCCGACTTGAAGATCTGGTGACAATGCTGCCCGCCGATGAGCTGTTCTCCGATGGAAAGCTTGTACCGTTGCAGCTGTCCTCGATCCGGCACTCCTTGACGTCTGCTCCCGCGTCTTGCGACGTCAGATCTCCCGACACTCCTAAATCTAGCCGTAGAAATGAGATATCCTCCACGGATccctatttattttctccGAAGGCGCCGAGATGCTCGAGCCGCTGGAAGGAGCTTCTCGGCTTGAAGAAACTGTATCAGAACAATAGTGCGAGGCAGGAGGATCAGAAGACGACGTCCTCGTTATCATCTCAGCATCATAGCAAAAATGCAGCCAGAAGCCTAAAACACTTTCTTCATCGCGGCTCAAAGTCATCACTAAATGCATCAGTTGATGCATCTTTAAGTCTTCCACTGTTAAGGGACTCGGATAATGAGTCAATGTCCATACCCTGTAGACTTTCGctttcatcttcttcatcaGGCCATGATCACGACGATCTTCCTCGACTTTCGCTCGATTCCGATAAGCCAAGCTCTATTACTCGTAATGCTCATCACACCACCAGCAATCTTTCCAGAGTTCGAGTAGTCAAGCGCAGGGCGCCGGTATCCTCGGGAAACCCGACGGCGCCGTCTCGAGTTGGGAGGAGTCCAATGAGAAGAGCTCCTGAATCTACCGTTCCGGTTCGAAGCGTTTCGGTGGATAGTCCTCGAATGAACTCCTCCGGGAAAATTGTGTTTTATGGCTTGGAGAGGAGTTCTAGCAGTCCGAGCACTTTCAACGGCGGTCCCAGATACAGATATCGTGGAATGGAGAGGTCGTATTCGGCTAACGTCCGTGTCACACCAGTTCTCAACGTTCCAGTTTGTTCACTTCGAGGCTCGTCGAAGTCTGGTTCTTTTGGGTTTCCCTTTTTCTCTTCGCAACAGAAGAAAGAAATCGGTGGTAGTTCTAGTGGAAACAAAAGTAATCACAGTAGGAATCGGACCAACCGAACTTGA
- the LOC105175056 gene encoding WD repeat-containing protein 75, protein MITGGKRFVSSPPAFSNDAKRLLVCTGNTVSVFSTSTGLQISELEGHEAQVTSVIVVPPSSPASKLMCYCWTASLDGKIKYWDFAAPELMTTIDIGSSIHSMVIPSLLSQSAESNGKHPDLFAYIYTEDVKPREEKTDCLCGQIQKCNLTKSRIVGGVTLAKTRKPGSITISPSGKYIGTYERQKLRIWEIPEKDSEHVGYKKIRLHHTKSFTALAFHPTERVVAAGDVTGRILIWRGVGHKTCLNDGKLIRRGLNKDAEDQPGVRDDDDADSCTTWHWHSSQVNVLFFSSDGAYLYSGGREGVLVVWQLDTGKKKFLPRIGSPLLYFVNSPDPSLSSISRADNQIQLLRMPSMEILRSISGIKPSSSHMEIYEGFGSGVVFNHTSGLLAVPTENYRVQFYSLFDDREISEVQICERNYQPGDEITVKVNLVAVSPDGSTMSTVETRLPEEGIGNLVSLKFWACSSQNKHFSLSTVIYEPHGDGGISSIAFRPTSHMAVSSSYGGDFKVWVRRHEISTEDQTVENTGWRCHAVGSYKKKPMTASAFSGDGSVLAVAAEKVITLWDPDRNILLSVIGDSLEPITSLSFVGKSEYLVSASRGSDPQLTIWSMLKLCTTWSYRLDVEAVASSFDKSTFAVLALIKPAKHMESTEASLHSAEGVILLFNVENPVPLSTWFVSKAQGGGLSFVWSSPKSEDEVAETKAFDEVLAYINGAHEYVLLSPHGEQASNLSFSRHRNFSSLEEKERSGYASIYGELPEFSLKIDQTPFTSMPSEKTWKTMFSGPSHSLPPLPKLCSDFLESLLERRSALVE, encoded by the exons ATGATTACAGGTGGAAAGAGATTCGTCTCTTCACCGCCGGCGTTCTCAAACGATGCCAAGCGACTCCTTGTCTGCACAGGAAACACTGTCTCGGTTTTTAGCACGTCCACTGGCTTAcag ATAAGTGAATTGGAAGGTCACGAGGCGCAGGTGACGTCGGTGATAGTTGTTCCGCCTTCTAGTCCGGCGAGTAAACTCATGTGTTATTGCTGGACAGCGTCCCTGGATGGAAAAATCAAGTACTGGGATTTTGCGGCTCCTGAGTTGATGACCACTATCGACATTGGGTCGTCCATACACTCTATG GTCATTCCGAGTTTATTAAGCCAGAGCGCTGAAAGCAATGGGAAGCATCCCGATCTTTTTGCTTATATCTATACTGAGGATGTCAAACCCAGGGAAGAAAAGACCGATTGTTTATGTGGACAGATTCAGAAATGTAACCTGACCAAGTCCCGCATAGTTGGTGGAGTTACTTTGGCCAAG ACTCGGAAACCAGGTTCCATAACCATTAGCCCTTCTGGAAAATATATTGGAACATATGAGAGGCAGAAGCTGCGAATCTGGGAAATTCCAGAGAAAGATTCTGAGCATGTTGGTTATAAGAAAATCAGGTTGCATCATACAAAATCATTTACAGCTCTGGCTTTTCATCCGACTGAGAGGGTGGTAGCAGCAGGGGATGTTACAGGAAGGATCTTAATATGGAGAGGTGTTGGGCACAAAACATGTCTTAATGACGGTAAGCTAATTCGTAGAGGGCTAAACAAGGATGCAGAAGACCAGCCTGGAGTGAGGGATGACGATGATGCCGACTCTTGCACCACGTGGCATTGGCATTCTTCACAAGTAAAtgttctcttcttctcttcagATGGTGCCTATTTGTACTCAG GTGGTAGGGAGGGAGTTTTGGTTGTTTGGCAGTTGGACActggaaagaaaaaatttcttcCACGTATTGGATCTCCGCTTCTGTATTTTGTCAATTCTCCGGATCCTTCATTATCCTCT ATATCTCGTGCAGATAATCAAATTCAGCTACTCAGAATGCCTTCAATGGAGATCTTGAGGTCAATTTCAGGGATTAAG CCTTCAAGTTCACATATGGAAATATACGAGGGATTTGGCTCGGGGGTTGTCTTTAATCACACTTCTGGGTTGCTTGCAGTACCGACAGAGAATTACCGTGTTCAGTTTTACAGTTTGTTTGATGACCGTGAGATTTCGGAG GTTCAAATCTGTGAGAGAAACTATCAGCCGGGTGATGAAATCACG GTAAAAGTAAATTTGGTAGCTGTTTCACCAGATGGTTCCACCATGAGCACTGTTGAAACCAGACTTCCTGAAGAAGGTATCGGCAACCTTGTGAGTCTTAAGTTCTGGGCTTGTAGCTCTCAAAACAAGCACTTCAGCTTGTCTACAGTCATATATGAACCACACGG GGATGGTGGTATCTCCTCCATAGCTTTCCGTCCAACTTCTCACATGGCTGTCAGTTCCTCATATGGTGGTGACTTTAAG GTATGGGTTCGTAGACATGAGATCTCGACTGAGGATCAGACAGTTGAAAATACTGGCTGGAGATGCCATGCTGTTGGGTCATACAA GAAGAAGCCTATGACAGCTTCTGCATTTTCTGGTGATGGGTCTGTTTTGGCTGTGGCTGCGGAGAAAGTGATTACCTTGTGGGATCCAGACAGGAACATTCTGCTGTCTGTAATTGGAGATAGTCTTGAG CCAATTACAAGCCTTTCATTCGTTGGGAAGTCAGAATATCTTGTGTCAGCTTCCCGAGGTTCAGATCCACAGTTGACTATATGGAGCATGTTAAAGCTGTGTACGACTTGGTCCTACAGGCTTGATGTAGAGG CTGTTGCCTCTTCGTTTGACAAGTCAACCTTCGCTGTTCTTGCTCTGATCAAGCCAGCTAAACATATGGAGTCCACTGAAGCCTCATTACATAGTGCCGAAGGGGTGATCTTGTTGTTCAATGTGGAAAACCCAGTACCCTTGTCTACGTGGTTCGTGAGCAAG GCACAAGGTGGAGGACTTTCGTTTGTTTGGTCAAGCCCTAAATCAGAAGATGAAGTTGCAGAAACAAAAGCATTCGATGAAGTACTTGCTTACATCAATGGTGCTCACGAGTATGTTCTCTTGAGCCCACATGGCGAGCAGGCGAGTAATCTCAGCTTTTCTCGTCACCGGAATTTCAGTAGCCTTGAGGAAAAAG AAAGATCGGGCTATGCATCCATCTATGGTGAACTACCAGAGTTCAGCTTGAAAATAGATCAGACTCCCTTCACATCAATGCCATCAGAGAAAACCTGGAAGACAATGTTCAGTGGACCATCTCACAGTCTTCCTCCTCTCCCCAAGTTGTGTTCAGACTTTCTGGAATCATTGCTGGAGAGGAGATCTGCCCTTGTGGAGTGA
- the LOC105175057 gene encoding pentatricopeptide repeat-containing protein At1g79080, chloroplastic, which yields MAILLHSSSPIANPLTKNSRMPSGFLAQVPKFQSFPLNNGSSKVLSSTQVAIAPKDGVFTLPNWKSGRNDPRTREVRLNDAFLYLEYMVGKGHKPDVANATQLLYDLCKTNKLRKATRVMEMIVRSGSIPDAASYTSLVNHLCRRGNVGHAMQLVERMEECGYPTNTVTYNSLVRGLCMRGNLKQSLQFVDRLMQKGLVPNAFTYSILLEAAYKEKGVDEAMRLLDDIIAKGGNPNLVSYNVILTGLCKEDRVEEAIQLFRDLPAKGFNPNVVSYNILLRSLCYEARWEEANELLAEMVGDERAPSIVTYNILIGSLAVHGRTDQALEILEDLFRDGQFKPDAASYNPILARLCKERKVDAVVKCLDQMILRNCSPNEGTYNAIAVLCEEGMVQEAFSIIQSLRSKQDSSIHDFYRTVVSSLCRKGNTYPAFQLLYEMTSCGFTPDSYTYSSLIRGLCLERMLGAATDVLRVMEENGYGPDVDNFNALVLGLCKCQRTDLSLEVFEMMIEKGYMPNETTYTILVEGIIHEKEKELAVALLRELHVRQVVSQNTVERLTMQYDLEGLSSRHSMTS from the coding sequence ATGGCAATTCTCTTGCACTCTTCGTCTCCAATAGCAAATCCATTAACCAAGAATTCAAGAATGCCATCTGGGTTCCTTGCCCAGGTACCAAAATTCCAGTCTTTTCCACTAAATAATGGTTCTTCCAAAGTTTTGTCTTCAACCCAAGTAGCTATAGCTCCAAAAGACGGTGTTTTTACGCTGCCCAATTGGAAGTCTGGCAGAAATGACCCAAGAACTAGAGAAGTTAGGTTGAATGATGCATTTCTATATTTGGAGTATATGGTAGGGAAGGGCCACAAACCTGATGTGGCTAATGCCACTCAGCTGTTGTATGATCTTTGCAAAACCAATAAGCTAAGGAAAGCTACGAGAGTTATGGAGATGATAGTTAGGTCAGGGAGCATTCCGGATGCAGCTTCCTACACTTCCTTGGTGAATCATCTGTGTAGGAGGGGGAATGTTGGGCACGCAATGCAGTTAGTCGAAAGAATGGAGGAATGCGGCTACCCAACCAACACTGTTACTTATAATTCTCTTGTTAGAGGACTTTGTATGCGTGGAAACTTGAAGCAAAGCCTGCAGTTTGTGGATAGATTGATGCAAAAAGGGCTGGTCCCAAATGCTTTCACTTACTCGATCTTGCTTGAGGCCGCTTACAAGGAGAAAGGAGTTGATGAAGCCATGAGGCTTTTGGATGATATAATAGCCAAGGGTGGAAATCCTAATTTAGTGAGTTACAATGTTATACTTACTGGTTTGTGCAAGGAAGATAGAGTTGAGGAGGCAATCCAACTGTTCAGGGATTTGCCGGCAAAGGGATTTAATCCTAATGTAGTGagctacaatattttgttgagGAGCTTGTGCTACGAGGCACGTTGGGAGGAGGCAAACGAGCTTCTTGCAGAAATGGTTGGTGATGAACGAGCACCATCCATAGtgacttataatatattgattggcTCACTTGCGGTTCATGGTCGAACCGATCAGGCACTTGAAATTTTGGAGGATTTGTTCAGAGATGGACAGTTCAAACCCGATGCTGCGAGCTACAATCCCATTCTTGCTCGCCTTTGCAAGGAAAGGAAGGTGGATGCCGTTGTTAAGTGTCTTGACCAAATGATTCTCAGGAATTGCAGTCCTAATGAGGGAACCTATAATGCTATTGCCGTGCTCTGCGAGGAGGGAATGGTGCAAGAGgcattttcaataattcagAGTCTGAGAAGCAAACAGGATTCATCCATTCATGATTTCTATAGAACTGTAGTATCTAGCTTGTGCAGAAAAGGTAACACATATCCGGCATTTCAGTTGTTGTATGAGATGACTTCTTGTGGATTTACTCCAGACTCGTACACATATTCCTCACTGATCAGAGGATTGTGTTTGGAGAGAATGTTGGGTGCTGCCACTGACGTGTTGAGAGTCATGGAAGAAAATGGATACGGGCCTGATGTTGATAATTTCAACGCCCTTGTTCTCGGGCTGTGCAAATGCCAGAGAACAGACTTGTCTCTGGAGGTATTCGAGATGATGATTGAGAAGGGTTATATGCCTAATGAGACTACTTATACCATTTTAGTTGAAGGGATCATccatgaaaaggaaaaggagcTGGCAGTCGCACTTTTGAGAGAGCTGCATGTGAGACAAGTCGTGAGCCAAAATACAGTGGAAAGACTTACTATGCAATATGATCTTGAAGGTCTATCCAGCAGGCATAGCATGACTAGTTGA